From the genome of Streptomyces ficellus:
CCCTTGTTGAAGACGATCCACGGGTGCCCGGTCTGGTGGCCCTCGAGTTCCGCGTACCCGAGGTCGGCAAGCCGGCCGGCCGGGAGCGCGGTGTGGTCGAGCCGGGCGTCGGCGGCGAGCGTGATGGTCAGCTCGCGGAGGAGGTGGCCGAGCGTGGCGCCGTCCAGCTGGAGGGTCCGGCGGGCTCGTACGAGGAAGTCGAGCGGGTCGGTGAAGGGCTGCCCGTCGCGGGTGATCGATCCGGGGTCGACCCGCCAGCTGCCGTACGCGGTCCGGCGTGCGGCGAAGGTGAGCACGGACCCGTCGTCGACCTCCAGCGCGTACCGCGCCTGCCGGGAGCCGTCTCCCCCGGCCGGACCGGAGGGGGCGTCCGGACCGGAGGGGGCGTCCGGGGCGGAGGGCGCGTCCGGGGCGGAGGGCAGCGGGGCCGGTGCGATGACCTCTTCGTACGCGAACTCGCCGAGCATCTTCGCGAGCAGGTCGCGGGAGGCGCGTGCCCAGGCCCGTGGGTTGAGCTCGGGCGGGGCGGTGGACGGGGCGGCGGGCGGCTCGGCGGAGTCGGGGGTGGCAGGGGGTTTCGGCACGGGCACTCCTCCGGGTGGAACCGATGCGGGTCGAGCGGTTATGTGGAGCAGCGGATGGTTCACAGCAGGTGTCGCAGGGCGCGGTCGCGGATCATCAGGGCAGCTCGCTTGTCGGGGAGGTCGAGTTCGGCGGAGAAGCGGAAGCCGGCGCTCAGGAACGCCGAGACGGAGGGCGCGTTGCGGATGTCGGGTTCGGCGACGACACGTGCGCAGCGCGGGCGGTGGTCGAGGATGAGGTCGGCGACCGCTGTGAGCAGGGTGGTGCCGACGCCCCGGCCGCGGTCGCCGATTCCGCCGATGAGCAGGTGGACGCCCGTGTCATGCGGACGGGCCGGGTAGTGGCGGGCGAGCGGGTCGAGGTCGGCGCGGTAGATCTCGAAGTAGCTCATCGGTGTGCCGTCGAGCACGCCCAGGCAGGGCACGCTGCGGCCGTCGCCGTCGAGTTGGGCCCGCACATGGGCGTCGGTGACGGACGGGGGCCCGGCGAGTTCCCAGAACGCGGCGACCGCCGGGTCGTTCATCCACCGGCTGATCAGCGCGAGGTCGCGTTCGAGGCGTACGGGGACGAGTCGGAAGGAGCCGAGGGAGGTGGCGGCGGGGGCCCAGCCGGCGACGGTGTCGAGCAGGTCGTCGACCCCGTCGGCAGCACCGGCCCCGCCGGTCCCGTCGGCACCGTCGGCCGTTGGCTCGGGCCCGGTGACCGGTTCGTCCGGGCGGAACAGCGCGATCAGCTCGTCGGGCAGCCGGAGTTCCAGGGTGTCCTCCGTGCCCGGCCCGGCCGGGGTGGGGGCACGGGGTCCGGTGTCGGAGCTCGCGTCGGTGGGAGGCACGGGCGCTGTCCTCTCGGCGGTTCGGGCGGGGCGGGGGACGTCAGCTGCGCAGGGGGTTGGCGATCGTGACGTACACGGACTGGGTGTCGACGGGGCCGACGAGCTCGTCGAGGCCGTGCAGCCGGGTCAGGAGGTTGGCCTTGCAGCGCAGGGTCGGGCTCTCCAGGAGGCGGGCCGGGAGGGGCGAGCCGAGACGGGTGGCGGTGGTGAGGAACTGCCGGAACGCGGCGAGGAGGAGCCGTTCGTCGGCCAGGCGCTGGGCGCCGAAGGCCCCGATGAGGCCGAACACGTTGTTGATGCCGAGGTA
Proteins encoded in this window:
- a CDS encoding GNAT family N-acetyltransferase, which gives rise to MPPTDASSDTGPRAPTPAGPGTEDTLELRLPDELIALFRPDEPVTGPEPTADGADGTGGAGAADGVDDLLDTVAGWAPAATSLGSFRLVPVRLERDLALISRWMNDPAVAAFWELAGPPSVTDAHVRAQLDGDGRSVPCLGVLDGTPMSYFEIYRADLDPLARHYPARPHDTGVHLLIGGIGDRGRGVGTTLLTAVADLILDHRPRCARVVAEPDIRNAPSVSAFLSAGFRFSAELDLPDKRAALMIRDRALRHLL